In Musa acuminata AAA Group cultivar baxijiao chromosome BXJ2-8, Cavendish_Baxijiao_AAA, whole genome shotgun sequence, one genomic interval encodes:
- the LOC135618756 gene encoding class I heat shock protein-like — MDPFAQGLWDSSSAAPPAAAAELPGMQVDWKETGEVHVIKADLPGVRREEVKVELESGGRVLQISGERRREVQETGDTWRQVERSSGRFMRRLSLPDNAKVEGVKASMEHGVLTVVVPKAEVNQPRIESAQMSG, encoded by the coding sequence ATGGACCCCTTCGCGCAGGGGCTGTGGGACTCGTCCTCCGCGGCGCCACCGGCGGCGGCGGCCGAGCTCCCCGGCATGCAGGTCGACTGGAAGGAGACGGGGGAGGTACACGTTATCAAGGCGGACCTGCCGGGAGTGCGGCGGGAAGAGGTGAAGGTGGAGCTGGAGAGCGGAGGCCGGGTGCTCCAGATCAGCGGGGAGCGCCGCCGCGAGGTGCAGGAGACGGGCGACACCTGGCGCCAGGTGGAGCGGAGCAGCGGCAGGTTCATGCGCCGCCTCTCGCTACCGGACAACGCCAAGGTGGAGGGGGTGAAGGCGTCCATGGAGCACGGGGTGCTCACCGTAGTGGTTCCCAAGGCGGAGGTCAACCAGCCCCGTATCGAGTCCGCCCAGATGTCCGGTTGA
- the LOC103993760 gene encoding histone-lysine N-methyltransferase, H3 lysine-9 specific SUVH4-like, translating to MAEAAKLRRPLVPCVRDFPKGCGPHAVVVGWKPKEALPPLPPPPPAPESKELAACNEVAEPGVCGPPEGAPADIEGKPCLTVGTMKPHVVDSSTMGSGNVAAVKVEQEEELDQGMEESSIHNREVELPLPLFLENGLEQSKASVVSRTDETLNADGDLVKQCSPKMYPPSSRKAVSAVRDYPIGCGVNAPRMSREEALKLAANASSKSKSPIEEKMPAVDQQTVAPKDFATVEVPADNKVAKGMEERTEIKKIEEETLLVEAKVLKSPLPSPKIKSLEAEKQSLSGENREKKLPIRAAPDERLGVQAIKQLNRDAQRSMTPDLDKVAARGERLSLGKSTDKMVTKYQKVSKSTKRKFLDATVDENDARIDHNLDVEKLEAHGERLIIQALMAAPRCPWKQGFKSGNSGSRSVAMPKHKVKREQTTLNMQLALKEVEDEDTVSGNSSSHSVVVHKRKAKRERTKLNMQLALRDVEDEDILSHGEENERAVTVYQGSYEQSVIDAPPLSVFDGSGELSVNIPPIVPSGWNYSGADSQDILVRHKVRRALRLFQVVCRKLLQTEEAKSKGLGKTKRVDLTAADILKQKGEWVNTGKQIIGIVPGVEVGDEFHFRVELSIVGLHRPFQGGIDALKKNGIYVATSIVASGGYNDDMDSSDVLIYSGSGGNPAGTDKPPEDQKLQRGNLALKNSIDTKTPVRVIHGIKEMKGGSSHDGRSKLVSTLTYAGLYLVEKYWQEKGPHGFFVYKFQLRRMPGQPELALQEVRKTKRSKVREGLCVKDISDGQEKIPICVINTVNDEHPPPFKYITEIKYPSWYVKNPPEGCDCVNGCSDSGRCACAVKNGGEIPFNFNGAIVQAKPLLYECGPSCKCPSSCHNRVSQHGIQIPLEIFRTKTRGWGVRSLYSIPSGSFICEYIGELLQDKEAEKRSNDEYLFDIGHNYDDHSLWEGLPSLIPGLKTSSQRETVDDVGFTIDAAEYGNVGRFINHSCSPNLYAQNVLYDHDDKRVPHIMLFAAENIPPLQELTYHYNYSLDQVRDADGNIKQKDCYCGSPECTGRLY from the coding sequence ATGGCGGAGGCGGCGAAGCTCCGGCGGCCGTTGGTTCCTTGCGTCCGAGACTTCCCTAAAGGGTGCGGCCCTCACGCGGTGGTAGTTGGATGGAAGCCGAAGGAGGCCCTGCCGCCTCTTCCGCCGCCCCCACCTGCTCCGGAATCCAAGGAACTTGCCGCCTGTAACGAGGTCGCCGAGCCTGGCGTTTGTGGGCCTCCTGAGGGGGCCCCGGCCGACATAGAGGGGAAGCCTTGCTTGACGGTCGGTACTATGAAACCTCACGTTGTGGATTCTTCGACGATGGGTTCGGGAAATGTTGCAGCCGTTAAAGTGGAGCAAGAAGAGGAACTGGACCAGGGCATGGAGGAGTCTTCTATTCACAACCGTGAAGTAGAGCTGCCGTTGCCGTTGTTTTTGGAGAATGGACTCGAACAGTCCAAAGCATCAGTTGTATCTAGAACGGATGAAACACTGAATGCGGACGGTGATCTGGTAAAGCAATGTTCACCGAAGATGTACCCTCCTTCGTCAAGGAAAGCTGTCTCAGCTGTTCGGGATTATCCAATCGGTTGCGGAGTAAATGCTCCTCGTATGAGCAGGGAGGAGGCCTTAAAACTTGCAGCGAATGCTTCATCAAAGAGCAAGAGTCCGATAGAGGAGAAGATGCCTGCTGTGGATCAACAAACAGTGGCCCCAAAAGATTTTGCTACTGTTGAAGTTCCTGCTGACAATAAGGTTGCCAAGGGGATGGAGGAAAGGACTGAGATCAAGAAGATTGAAGAAGAAACTCTCCTGGTAGAAGCTAAGGTTTTGAAGTCTCCCCTTCCCTCTCCCAAGATCAAGAGTTTGGAAGCAGAAAAGCAGTCTCTTTCTGGAGAAAATAGGGAGAAGAAATTACCTATTAGAGCAGCTCCTGATGAAAGGTTGGGTGTGCAGGCAATCAAACAACTTAACAGGGATGCTCAAAGGAGCATGACACCTGATCTTGATAAAGTAGCTGCAAGGGGGGAGAGACTTTCATTGGGGAAATCAACTGATAAAATGGTGACGAAATATCAAAAGGTTAGTAAAAGTACCAAGAGAAAGTTCTTAGATGCAACTGTGGATGAAAATGATGCTAGGATTGACCACAATCTGGATGTTGAGAAGCTGGAAGCTCATGGCGAAAGGCTGATCATTCAAGCTCTCATGGCTGCTCCCAGATGTCCATGGAAGCAGGGTTTCAAGTCAGGTAATTCTGGTTCTCGCTCTGTTGCGATGCCAAAACACAAAGTGAAGAGGGAACAAACTACGTTGAACATGCAACTTGCCTTGAAAGAAGTGGAGGATGAGGATACTGTGTCTGGTAATTCTAGTTCTCATTCTGTTGTGGTGCATAAACGTAAGGCGAAGAGGGAACGAACCAAGTTGAATATGCAACTAGCCTTGAGGGACGTGGAGGatgaggatattctgtctcacggTGAAGAAAATGAAAGAGCAGTTACAGTTTACCAAGGATCCTATGAGCAGAGTGTCATAGACGCTCCACCCCTTTCAGTTTTTGATGGATCAGGAGAATTGTCCGTCAACATCCCTCCGATTGTTCCTTCTGGATGGAATTATAGTGGTGCTGATAGTCAAGACATATTGGTTCGTCATAAGGTTAGAAGAGCGCTGCGGCTCTTTCAAGTGGTTTGCAGGAAACTATTGCAAACTGAGGAGGCAAAATCAAAGGGGTTAGGCAAGACAAAGAGGGTTGACCTGACTGCAGCTGATATCCTTAAACAAAAAGGTGAATGGGTTAACACTGGTAAGCAGATCATAGGTATTGTTCCTGGCGTTGAAGTTGGAGATGAATTTCATTTCAGGGTGGAGCTCTCCATTGTTGGTCTTCATCGCCCATTTCAAGGAGGCATAGATGCCCTAAAGAAAAATGGTATATACGTTGCAACAAGTATTGTGGCTTCTGGGGGATATAATGATGATATGGATAGCTCAGATGTCTTGATATACTCTGGTTCTGGAGGAAATCCTGCCGGTACAGATAAGCCACCAGAAGACCAAAAGCTTCAGCGTGGAAATCTGGCACTGAAGAACAGTATTGACACAAAGACTCCTGTTCGAGTTATTCATGGAATTAAGGAGATGAAAGGAGGAAGTTCCCACGATGGAAGGTCCAAACTAGTCTCAACGTTAACTTATGCTGGTTTGTATTTGGTTGAGAAGTACTGGCAGGAGAAAGGGCCTCATGGCTTCTTTGTTTATAAGTTCCAGTTAAGAAGAATGCCAGGACAACCAGAACTTGCTCTTCAAGAAGTCAGAAAAACAAAGAGGTCAAAAGTACGAGAAGGTTTGTGCGTGAAGGATATATCAGATGGGCAGGAGAAGATACCAATTTGTGTAATCAACACAGTAAATGATGAGCACCCTCCTCCCTTCAAGTACATAACAGAGATCAAATATCCTTCATGGTATGTGAAGAATCCTCCAGAAGGTTGTGATTGCGTGAATGGCTGCTCCGATTCAGGGAGGTGTGCATGTGCTGTGAAGAATGGAGGTGAAATTCCATTCAACTTTAATGGTGCTATTGTGCAAGCAAAACCTCTTCTGTATGAGTGTGGCCCGTCCTGCAAGTGTCCCTCATCATGCCACAACAGGGTTAGCCAGCATGGAATCCAAATACCACTAGAAATTTTCAGGACAAAAACAAGGGGCTGGGGGGTGAGATCATTATATTCCATTCCGTCAGGAAGTTTTATATGCGAGTACATCGGGGAGCTGCTTCAGGATAAAGAAGCTGAAAAGAGGAGTAACGATGAGTATCTTTTTGATATTGGTCATAACTATGATGATCACTCTCTCTGGGAGGGACTTCCTTCTCTTATTCCAGGCTTGAAGACTAGTTCCCAGCGTGAAACTGTGGACGATGTGGGTTTCACCATTGATGCAGCTGAGTATGGGAATGTGGGAAGATTTATTAATCATAGCTGTTCACCTAACCTCTATGCACAAAATGTTCTTTACGATCATGACGACAAGAGAGTACCACACATAATGCTTTTTGCTGCTGAAAATATTCCTCCATTACAAGAACTGACATATCACTATAACTATTCGTTAGATCAGGTCCGTGATGCAGATGGTAACATAAAACAGAAAGACTGCTATTGTGGGTCTCCTGAATGCACTGGAAGACTTTATTGA